One Aegilops tauschii subsp. strangulata cultivar AL8/78 chromosome 7, Aet v6.0, whole genome shotgun sequence genomic window carries:
- the LOC109768016 gene encoding chymotrypsin inhibitor WCI produces MASCSQHLLSAVAIFSVLAAAATATSIYTCYEGVGLPVDPLQGCHYYVTSQTCGFVPLLPIEVMKDRCCRELAAISSNCRCEGLRVFIDRAFPPSQSQGGGPPQPPLAPRCPTEVKRDFARTLALPGQCNLPTIHGGPYCVFP; encoded by the coding sequence ATGGCGTCGTGCAGCCAGCACCTCCTCTCAGCCGTCGCCATCTTCTCCGTcctggccgccgccgccaccgccaccagTATCTACACCTGCTACGAAGGGGTGGGCCTCCCCGTGGACCCGCTCCAGGGCTGCCACTACTACGTGACCTCGCAGACCTGCGGCTTCGTGCCGCTGCTCCCAATTGAGGTGATGAAGGACCGGTGCTGCCGGGAGCTGGCCGCCATCTCGTCCAACTGCCGCTGCGAGGGGCTGCGCGTCTTCATCGACCGGGCGTTCCCTCCCAGCCAAAGCCAAGGCGGTGGCCCCCCGCAGCCGCCGCTGGCACCTAGGTGCCCGACGGAGGTGAAGAGGGACTTCGCCAGAACGCTCGCCCTGCCGGGGCAGTGCAACCTGCCGACCATCCATGGCGGCCCCTACTGCGTCTTCCCATGA